A single Silvibacterium dinghuense DNA region contains:
- a CDS encoding YegP family protein translates to MAGKFVLSKASDGEFRFVLKAGNGETILVSELYKAKASAENGIASIKKNAHIDAHYERKEDKNGHPRFNLKAGNGEVIGASQSYHSVEAREHGIESVKHNAPEAEIEDLT, encoded by the coding sequence ATGGCAGGAAAGTTCGTACTGAGCAAAGCATCGGACGGAGAGTTCCGTTTCGTACTCAAGGCCGGCAACGGCGAAACCATTCTGGTCAGCGAGCTCTACAAGGCCAAGGCCAGTGCCGAAAACGGCATCGCTTCCATCAAGAAGAATGCCCACATCGACGCGCACTATGAACGCAAGGAAGACAAGAACGGCCATCCCCGCTTCAACCTGAAGGCCGGAAACGGCGAGGTCATCGGCGCCAGCCAGAGCTACCACAGCGTCGAGGCGCGCGAGCACGGCATCGAGTCGGTGAAGCATAACGCACCGGAAGCCGAAATCGAAGACCTGACCTAG
- a CDS encoding TfoX/Sxy family protein yields the protein MPRDPGLEELIHSVLGEPPGLTEKAMFGGWAYLLHGNLLCGARTGSLMLRIGRDNEAWALALPGVAPMVSRGRRMSGYVRALPEAYADDATFQRLMEAAIAFTRTLPKK from the coding sequence ATGCCCCGTGATCCTGGACTCGAAGAACTCATCCACAGCGTTCTCGGCGAACCACCCGGCCTTACCGAGAAGGCCATGTTCGGCGGATGGGCGTACCTGCTTCACGGCAATCTTCTCTGCGGAGCCCGCACCGGCAGCCTGATGCTGCGCATCGGCCGCGACAATGAGGCCTGGGCGCTTGCCCTTCCCGGAGTGGCGCCCATGGTCTCGCGCGGACGGCGCATGTCCGGCTACGTGCGCGCCCTGCCGGAGGCCTACGCCGACGACGCAACCTTCCAGCGACTCATGGAAGCGGCCATCGCCTTCACCCGCACCCTGCCCAAGAAGTAA
- a CDS encoding DUF3761 domain-containing protein produces the protein MYLVVMLAALFSTPALMHAQAPAGSTGQCKDGTYTSNKTKRGACGGHGGIGTWYASSTSSTAAAPASTPALAAKPAAASTPAPAAAAPAPAAAAKSSAAARTTPAPGGGNGQVWVNTDSHVYHCSGTRWYGKTKAGKYVTEAQAKAEGDKPASGKACSAN, from the coding sequence ATGTACCTCGTAGTTATGCTGGCGGCGCTGTTTTCCACTCCGGCCCTGATGCACGCCCAGGCTCCCGCGGGATCTACCGGCCAGTGCAAGGACGGCACCTACACCAGCAATAAAACCAAGCGTGGCGCCTGCGGCGGCCACGGAGGAATCGGCACATGGTATGCCAGCTCCACGTCTTCGACCGCGGCTGCGCCTGCCAGTACTCCAGCCCTGGCCGCAAAGCCCGCTGCAGCCAGCACGCCCGCTCCGGCTGCAGCGGCTCCGGCTCCTGCCGCGGCTGCGAAAAGCAGCGCTGCAGCGAGAACCACTCCCGCTCCGGGCGGCGGTAATGGCCAGGTATGGGTTAACACCGACAGCCACGTTTATCACTGCTCCGGCACCCGGTGGTATGGCAAGACCAAGGCCGGCAAGTATGTAACCGAGGCGCAGGCCAAGGCCGAGGGCGACAAGCCTGCCTCCGGGAAAGCCTGCTCGGCGAACTAG
- a CDS encoding deoxyribonuclease IV: protein MKSRRIGIHLSTSGGVFKAAERAHEIGANTFQIFSSSPRMWRPTRIAPKDCEEMHRLCALYDCAPLVIHTSYLVNLCSQSDETRQKSIAAFRGEVERALALGAEYLVLHPGSWRGLTRDQGLELAAESIAAATEGIAFDSSNFRILIENTAGAEFSLGGSFEQVAELIARLKKVVPVGACLDTCHSHVAGYDLVSEGGYAETMGLIGNTIGFDNVRVWHMNDAKAALGSKLDRHENIGQGTMGLEPFRRLLNEKRFAHAAFIAETPVDEPDDDRKNLDALKALVE from the coding sequence ATGAAGTCTCGTCGTATCGGCATCCACCTCTCCACTTCCGGCGGCGTTTTCAAGGCCGCCGAGCGCGCCCATGAGATCGGCGCAAACACTTTTCAGATTTTCTCATCCAGCCCGCGGATGTGGCGCCCCACCCGCATCGCGCCAAAAGATTGTGAAGAGATGCACCGCCTCTGCGCGCTCTACGACTGCGCGCCGCTGGTCATCCACACCAGCTACCTCGTCAATCTCTGCAGCCAGTCCGACGAAACCCGCCAGAAATCCATCGCCGCCTTTCGCGGCGAGGTCGAGCGGGCGCTCGCGCTCGGCGCCGAGTATCTTGTTCTCCATCCCGGCTCCTGGCGCGGCCTCACCCGCGACCAGGGCCTGGAGCTGGCCGCCGAATCCATTGCCGCGGCCACCGAGGGCATCGCCTTCGACAGCTCCAACTTCCGCATCCTCATTGAAAACACGGCTGGAGCCGAGTTTTCGCTCGGCGGCAGCTTCGAGCAGGTCGCCGAGCTCATCGCCCGGCTCAAAAAGGTCGTCCCCGTCGGCGCCTGCCTCGATACCTGCCACTCGCACGTCGCCGGCTACGATCTGGTCAGCGAAGGCGGCTACGCCGAGACCATGGGCCTGATCGGGAACACCATTGGCTTCGACAACGTCCGCGTCTGGCACATGAATGACGCCAAGGCCGCGCTGGGCTCGAAGCTCGACCGCCACGAAAATATCGGCCAGGGCACCATGGGCCTCGAGCCCTTCCGCCGCCTGCTCAACGAGAAGCGCTTCGCCCACGCCGCCTTCATCGCCGAAACCCCGGTCGACGAGCCGGATGACGACCGAAAGAACCTCGATGCTCTGAAGGCGCTGGTGGAGTAG
- the nagA gene encoding N-acetylglucosamine-6-phosphate deacetylase: MQTVITASRLIAAEEVIENPVVVVEDGVVTRIATRGEAALPEGEHVDFAGCTLAPGLFDVHIHGSVGHDIMEATPEAFGKIGSFLAARGVTSYLPTTVTAPLDTTLRSLEGLVKFMGSTEYGAKPLGIHLEGPFLSPHKKGAHAAHQLLEPTVTMFDRFWQAAEGHIRLMTIAPELPGALEVIEHATKLGVRISMGHSDANSEQAAKGTAAGAVSATHTYNAMRAFDHRSPGLLGEVLSNDHLYGELICDGLHVAPQAVKIYWKCKGPEKAILITDAMAATGMPDGNYKLGELDVRVKDGVCLIGENTLAGSTLTLDHAVRNFAAFTGAPLTEVAKLASRNPARMTGFADQVGTLAAGRSADMTVLNAKNEVVGTILRGQVRG, translated from the coding sequence ATGCAGACAGTGATTACGGCCTCGCGGCTGATTGCCGCGGAAGAGGTGATTGAGAACCCGGTTGTCGTGGTGGAAGACGGTGTCGTGACTCGGATTGCCACGCGCGGTGAGGCAGCGCTGCCGGAAGGCGAGCATGTGGACTTTGCCGGCTGTACCCTGGCGCCAGGGCTCTTCGATGTCCATATCCATGGCAGCGTGGGGCACGACATCATGGAGGCGACGCCGGAGGCATTCGGGAAGATCGGCAGCTTCCTCGCCGCGCGCGGCGTGACCAGCTACCTGCCGACAACGGTGACCGCGCCGCTCGATACGACGCTGCGCTCGCTCGAAGGGCTGGTGAAGTTCATGGGCTCGACCGAGTATGGCGCGAAGCCTCTGGGCATCCACCTGGAAGGGCCGTTTCTCTCGCCGCACAAGAAGGGTGCGCACGCGGCGCACCAGTTGCTGGAGCCGACGGTGACGATGTTCGACCGCTTCTGGCAGGCGGCCGAGGGGCATATTCGCCTCATGACCATCGCTCCGGAGTTGCCCGGCGCGCTCGAGGTCATCGAGCACGCGACGAAGCTGGGCGTACGCATCAGCATGGGGCACAGCGATGCCAATTCCGAGCAGGCGGCGAAGGGCACGGCCGCGGGCGCGGTCTCTGCGACGCACACTTACAACGCGATGCGCGCCTTCGATCATCGCAGCCCGGGGCTGCTGGGCGAGGTGCTGTCCAACGATCATCTCTACGGCGAGCTGATCTGCGACGGTCTGCACGTGGCGCCGCAGGCAGTGAAGATCTACTGGAAGTGCAAGGGGCCGGAGAAGGCGATTCTCATCACCGATGCGATGGCGGCCACCGGCATGCCCGACGGCAACTACAAGCTGGGCGAGCTCGATGTGCGGGTGAAGGACGGCGTCTGCCTCATCGGAGAAAACACCCTCGCCGGCAGCACGCTTACGCTCGATCACGCGGTCAGAAACTTTGCCGCGTTCACCGGAGCTCCGCTGACGGAGGTAGCCAAGCTGGCCAGCCGCAACCCGGCGCGCATGACGGGCTTCGCCGATCAGGTAGGCACGCTGGCCGCAGGCCGCAGCGCGGATATGACGGTGCTGAACGCGAAGAACGAAGTGGTGGGGACGATTCTGCGCGGGCAGGTGCGAGGGTAA
- a CDS encoding YidB family protein, translating into MGFFDALKSVTESYTGNGDHAAVTSSLLEVVQNNGGVGSLLQTLQQNGAGGLVSQWAGGQTQSADPSAIENSLGNSGIIDTIAQKTGIAPDTVKSSLATVLPLLVHHATSNGVVTEDGQPAANSGSADPAAMLQSVLGKLL; encoded by the coding sequence ATGGGATTTTTTGATGCACTGAAGTCCGTGACAGAAAGCTATACCGGCAATGGCGATCACGCCGCTGTCACCAGCAGTCTTCTTGAAGTCGTGCAAAACAACGGAGGCGTGGGCTCTCTGCTGCAGACTCTCCAGCAGAACGGAGCCGGCGGGCTGGTTTCGCAGTGGGCCGGCGGCCAGACTCAGTCCGCCGATCCATCCGCGATCGAAAACAGCCTCGGCAATTCCGGCATCATCGACACGATCGCCCAGAAGACCGGCATCGCGCCTGACACGGTGAAGTCCAGCCTGGCCACGGTCCTGCCTCTGCTGGTCCACCATGCCACCTCGAACGGCGTGGTCACCGAAGACGGGCAGCCGGCAGCCAACAGCGGCAGCGCCGATCCCGCCGCCATGCTGCAGTCGGTCCTCGGAAAGCTGCTCTAG
- a CDS encoding N-acetylglucosamine kinase: MAFFLGFDAGGTKTTCALGDDHRELLRLTGGSIKPLRVTFEEAAENMRALLAEIAAQSGVDLRQVTASCIGTAGVRLPQTQQWMRDILQPHAGGEITIVGDEEVALDGVFPGQAGVLMIAGTGSNTLGRTSTGELIHVGGWGPALGDQGSGHWIGHQALRAAFHALDFSQPTLLLDRVRAFWGAATVGDVVNIANATPPPDFSKLAPIVLACALEGDAVAARILAEGGRLLGEDALEAHRRVRALEPKAKEPGIAFIGSIFERIAPMRESVIATIRRELPTAPIANEVSDAIRGALWRARQLAVAPAV; this comes from the coding sequence ATGGCTTTTTTTCTGGGATTCGATGCAGGCGGCACCAAGACCACCTGCGCTCTGGGCGATGACCACCGCGAGCTCCTCCGCCTTACCGGCGGCAGCATCAAGCCCCTCCGCGTAACCTTCGAGGAAGCCGCGGAAAACATGCGCGCCCTTCTGGCAGAGATCGCCGCGCAGTCCGGCGTCGATCTGCGTCAGGTCACCGCGTCCTGCATCGGCACCGCAGGCGTTCGCCTGCCCCAGACCCAGCAGTGGATGCGCGACATTCTCCAGCCTCACGCCGGCGGCGAGATCACCATCGTCGGCGACGAAGAAGTCGCGCTCGACGGCGTCTTCCCCGGCCAGGCAGGCGTGCTCATGATCGCCGGCACCGGCTCGAACACTCTCGGCCGGACCTCCACCGGCGAGCTGATCCATGTCGGCGGCTGGGGCCCGGCCCTCGGCGATCAGGGGTCTGGCCACTGGATCGGCCACCAGGCTCTCCGCGCCGCCTTTCACGCCCTCGACTTCAGCCAGCCGACGCTGCTGCTCGACCGCGTCCGCGCATTCTGGGGAGCGGCTACCGTCGGCGACGTCGTGAATATCGCCAACGCCACACCGCCGCCTGATTTTTCCAAGCTCGCTCCGATCGTGCTCGCCTGCGCGCTCGAAGGAGATGCCGTCGCAGCCCGCATCCTCGCCGAAGGCGGACGCCTCCTGGGCGAAGATGCGCTTGAGGCGCACCGCCGCGTCCGCGCTCTCGAGCCCAAGGCGAAAGAGCCCGGCATTGCCTTCATCGGCAGCATCTTCGAGCGCATCGCGCCGATGCGAGAAAGCGTAATCGCCACCATCCGCCGCGAGCTGCCCACCGCACCCATTGCGAATGAAGTCTCCGACGCCATCCGCGGAGCTCTATGGCGCGCCCGCCAGCTTGCGGTCGCTCCGGCGGTCTAA
- a CDS encoding ectonucleotide pyrophosphatase/phosphodiesterase, translating to MLSALRRAALAALLFVPPACLAHAQQFVTPVVTADHGPEAEAQQQKHYVVMVSLDGFRWDYAKRYGAPHILELAKEGASAPDGMIPSYPSLTFPNHYTLVTGLYPEHHGIVANSFYDPARNARYALGKQDAVTDGSWYGGVPLWSLAEKQGMRSACFFWPGSEAEIAGERPSYYLHFDDHIDEHQRIDQIVQWLQLPAEKRPHFLTLYYSDVDHAGHEYGPDSKQVAEAVHRVDELIGELHRKLDALHLPIDLIVVSDHGMTRVQGNWIDLDQYVSLDGFETAGPLLYAPSEAEANRVYQKLKAADARFEVYRRAKMPAGLHYDSNAREGDPVIVPKGPYLIRAHAPDPGQPVHPPMAGEHGYDPAQMPEMRAIFFAAGPDIRAGVALKPFENINVYPFVTAILGLENPPIDGSPNVLSGALKSDVVSSNEVKQ from the coding sequence ATGCTCTCCGCCCTTCGCCGCGCCGCGCTCGCCGCGCTCCTTTTCGTTCCACCCGCATGCCTCGCCCATGCCCAGCAGTTCGTTACTCCCGTGGTCACTGCCGATCACGGTCCTGAGGCCGAAGCTCAGCAGCAGAAGCACTATGTCGTCATGGTCTCGCTCGATGGCTTCCGCTGGGATTACGCGAAGCGCTATGGAGCCCCGCACATTCTCGAGCTGGCGAAGGAAGGCGCCAGCGCGCCCGACGGCATGATCCCGTCCTACCCCTCGCTGACCTTTCCCAATCACTACACACTGGTCACCGGCCTCTATCCTGAGCACCACGGCATCGTCGCCAACAGCTTCTATGACCCGGCCCGCAACGCCCGCTACGCCCTCGGCAAGCAGGACGCGGTCACCGACGGCTCCTGGTACGGCGGCGTGCCGCTCTGGTCGCTGGCAGAAAAACAGGGCATGCGCTCCGCCTGCTTCTTCTGGCCCGGTTCCGAGGCCGAAATCGCCGGCGAACGCCCCAGCTACTACCTCCACTTCGACGACCACATCGACGAGCACCAGCGCATCGACCAGATCGTGCAGTGGCTCCAGCTGCCCGCCGAGAAGCGCCCGCACTTCCTCACTCTCTACTACTCCGATGTCGACCATGCCGGCCACGAATACGGCCCTGACTCAAAGCAGGTGGCCGAGGCCGTCCACCGTGTCGACGAACTGATCGGAGAGCTGCATCGCAAGCTCGATGCCCTGCACCTGCCCATCGATCTGATTGTCGTCTCCGATCACGGCATGACCCGCGTCCAGGGCAACTGGATCGACCTCGACCAATACGTCTCGCTCGACGGCTTTGAGACTGCCGGCCCTCTGCTCTACGCGCCAAGCGAGGCTGAAGCCAACCGCGTCTATCAGAAACTGAAGGCCGCCGATGCCCGCTTCGAGGTCTATCGCCGCGCGAAGATGCCCGCCGGACTGCACTATGACAGCAATGCCCGCGAGGGCGACCCGGTCATCGTGCCCAAAGGACCCTATCTCATCCGCGCCCATGCGCCTGACCCGGGACAGCCCGTGCATCCGCCCATGGCCGGCGAGCACGGCTACGATCCGGCCCAGATGCCCGAAATGCGTGCCATCTTCTTCGCCGCCGGTCCGGACATCCGCGCTGGCGTCGCCCTCAAACCTTTTGAGAACATCAATGTGTATCCGTTCGTGACCGCAATTCTCGGCCTCGAGAATCCGCCCATCGACGGCAGCCCCAACGTGCTCTCGGGAGCGCTCAAGAGCGACGTAGTTTCAAGCAACGAGGTTAAGCAGTAA
- the tmpT gene encoding thiopurine S-methyltransferase, translating to MQEAFWQDRWKNNQIGFHTPQANPLLVRHFGQLQMPAPARVFIPLCGKSLDMHWLLSQGHRVAGAELSPIAVAQFFEELGREPRVTAMGSLQRYDAEGVSIFQGSIFDLTPEMLGPVDMVYDRAALVAFPEEMRDRYVPHLLRLTDSAPQLLICFEYDQVCDDGPPFSVDETEVRRLYPAAAEQRLLERQEVAGGLKGKCPAMEAVWRLRPEF from the coding sequence ATGCAGGAAGCATTCTGGCAGGACCGGTGGAAGAACAACCAGATCGGGTTCCATACCCCACAGGCAAATCCGTTGCTGGTGCGGCATTTTGGACAGCTCCAGATGCCGGCGCCTGCGCGTGTCTTTATCCCGCTGTGCGGCAAGAGCCTGGACATGCACTGGCTGCTGAGCCAGGGCCATCGCGTGGCCGGCGCGGAGCTGAGCCCGATCGCCGTAGCGCAGTTCTTTGAGGAGCTTGGGCGTGAGCCGCGTGTCACGGCCATGGGTTCCTTGCAGCGTTATGACGCGGAAGGCGTCTCCATCTTCCAGGGCAGCATCTTCGACCTGACTCCGGAGATGCTGGGCCCGGTGGATATGGTCTATGACCGCGCCGCTCTGGTGGCTTTTCCCGAAGAGATGCGCGACCGCTATGTACCGCACCTGCTGCGACTGACGGACTCGGCTCCGCAACTGCTCATCTGCTTCGAGTACGACCAGGTTTGCGACGACGGGCCTCCCTTCTCCGTAGACGAGACAGAGGTGCGGCGGCTTTATCCGGCGGCTGCCGAGCAGCGGCTGCTCGAACGGCAGGAGGTTGCGGGTGGTCTGAAGGGAAAATGCCCGGCAATGGAAGCGGTGTGGAGACTTCGGCCGGAGTTTTGA
- a CDS encoding dipeptidase: MTARSGRSRRQFLSTVAMTAGAAMTLGQRWAWAADAAGEGVDPRVSRTVAKTLGIDTHNHIDVPMTADEVPGPDIDLSGEMKRSGLTAICMTFATDYQQGNAYERFKNAMASMDRQLERNGMKRSLTPDDVHAAHRKHQPTVIQSVEGAHFLEGHLDRVEEAYHRGLRHFGLLHDSDATPPLGDVYTRPPQYGGLTPFGVDVVRECNRLGMLIDLAHADMKTTQDALKISTKPMVISHTGPDWRLGNDPRMAQMMRPRLISKEQAKAVASAGGAVGVWTHLADTPLDYAKNLHALADVIGVDHVCIGTDTKLTPPTPWHGGPPPGTPHPDGPHAGGPPGGPSQVGQRTNLAWADQKTGFYYAVVDAMLKVGFATDEIGKIGSGNYLRIFSAVVGE; the protein is encoded by the coding sequence ATGACAGCACGCTCTGGCCGCTCCCGGCGGCAGTTTCTCTCTACCGTGGCCATGACCGCCGGAGCTGCGATGACGCTCGGCCAGCGTTGGGCCTGGGCTGCGGATGCGGCCGGCGAGGGGGTTGACCCGCGGGTGAGCAGGACTGTCGCGAAGACCCTCGGTATCGATACGCACAACCACATCGATGTGCCCATGACTGCGGACGAGGTGCCCGGCCCGGATATCGATCTCTCCGGTGAGATGAAGCGGTCAGGGCTTACGGCCATCTGCATGACCTTTGCGACCGACTATCAGCAGGGCAATGCCTATGAGCGCTTCAAGAATGCCATGGCTTCGATGGATCGCCAGCTGGAGCGCAATGGCATGAAGCGGTCTCTCACTCCGGACGACGTTCATGCCGCGCACAGGAAGCATCAGCCGACCGTGATTCAGTCGGTCGAGGGCGCACACTTTCTCGAAGGGCACCTGGATCGGGTGGAAGAGGCCTATCATCGCGGGCTGCGTCACTTCGGGCTGCTGCATGACAGCGACGCTACGCCGCCGCTGGGAGATGTCTACACGAGGCCCCCGCAATACGGCGGTTTGACGCCGTTCGGTGTCGATGTCGTCCGGGAATGCAACCGGCTGGGCATGCTCATTGACTTGGCCCATGCCGACATGAAGACGACGCAGGATGCGCTCAAGATCTCGACGAAGCCCATGGTCATCTCGCACACCGGACCTGACTGGCGGCTGGGCAACGATCCACGCATGGCGCAGATGATGCGGCCGCGGCTCATCAGCAAGGAACAGGCCAAGGCTGTTGCGAGTGCCGGAGGCGCGGTCGGTGTGTGGACGCATCTTGCCGATACCCCGCTAGACTATGCGAAGAACCTGCACGCCCTGGCCGATGTGATCGGCGTCGATCACGTGTGCATCGGCACGGATACGAAGCTCACGCCGCCCACCCCATGGCATGGCGGTCCTCCGCCGGGTACTCCTCATCCGGATGGCCCGCATGCTGGTGGTCCTCCTGGTGGTCCGTCGCAGGTTGGGCAGCGTACGAACCTTGCCTGGGCGGATCAGAAGACCGGCTTCTACTATGCCGTCGTCGACGCGATGCTGAAGGTCGGATTCGCGACAGACGAGATTGGCAAGATTGGCAGCGGGAATTATCTGCGCATTTTCAGCGCCGTGGTTGGAGAGTAG